The following are encoded in a window of Arthrobacter sp. OAP107 genomic DNA:
- a CDS encoding iron ABC transporter substrate-binding protein, with amino-acid sequence MKIRINALAGIAIAATAALGLSACGSSSSPAASSSADASKGEITVYNAQHESLTKEWVDAFTAETGIKVTLRQGDDTEMSNQIVQEGAASPADVFLTENSPAMAQVENAGLFADVNKDTVAQVPAEFRPSTNKWTGIAARSTVLVYDKNKISEDKLPKSMLDLAKPEWKGKWAASPTGADFQAIVSALVELKGEAAAEAWLKGMKENSTAYKGNSTAMKAVNAGEVDAALIYHYYYYGDQAKTGENSKNVTPYYFKNQDPGAFLSVSGGGVLKSSKNADNAQAFLKFITGKKGQEILQKGTSFEYAIASGVPANEKLVPIKELDAPTVDPAKLNSQKVTELMTKAGLL; translated from the coding sequence ATGAAGATCCGCATCAACGCGCTGGCCGGCATCGCGATCGCCGCCACGGCAGCCCTTGGCCTCTCGGCCTGCGGCTCCAGCTCCTCCCCCGCTGCCTCGTCCTCCGCTGACGCCTCCAAGGGCGAGATCACGGTCTACAACGCCCAGCACGAAAGCCTGACCAAGGAATGGGTGGACGCATTCACCGCGGAAACCGGCATCAAGGTGACGCTTCGCCAGGGTGACGATACCGAGATGTCCAACCAGATCGTCCAGGAAGGCGCGGCCTCACCGGCGGACGTCTTCCTCACCGAAAACTCCCCCGCAATGGCGCAGGTGGAGAACGCCGGCCTGTTTGCCGACGTCAACAAGGACACCGTGGCCCAGGTCCCGGCGGAATTCCGCCCCAGCACCAACAAGTGGACCGGCATCGCCGCGCGCTCCACCGTCCTGGTGTACGACAAGAACAAGATCTCCGAGGACAAGCTGCCCAAGTCCATGCTGGACCTGGCCAAGCCGGAGTGGAAGGGCAAGTGGGCAGCCTCCCCCACCGGCGCCGACTTCCAGGCCATCGTCTCCGCCCTCGTTGAGCTCAAGGGCGAAGCCGCTGCCGAGGCCTGGCTGAAGGGCATGAAGGAAAACTCCACCGCCTACAAGGGCAACAGCACCGCCATGAAGGCAGTGAACGCCGGCGAGGTCGATGCCGCGCTGATCTACCACTACTACTACTACGGCGACCAGGCGAAGACCGGCGAGAACTCCAAGAACGTCACGCCGTACTACTTCAAGAACCAGGACCCGGGCGCGTTCCTGTCCGTCTCCGGCGGCGGCGTGCTGAAGTCCTCGAAGAACGCTGACAACGCCCAGGCCTTCCTGAAGTTCATCACCGGCAAGAAGGGCCAGGAGATCCTGCAGAAGGGCACGTCCTTCGAATACGCCATCGCTTCCGGCGTCCCCGCCAACGAGAAGCTGGTTCCCATCAAGGAACTCGACGCTCCCACCGTGGACCCCGCCAAGCTCAACTCCCAGAAGGTCACCGAACTGATGACCAAGGCAGGACTGCTCTAA
- a CDS encoding iron ABC transporter permease, which translates to MTTHVSAPETSGSTTTAGRGKRPRPPFGVSAVGVMAMLIALFSLVPLGYVAVMTAATGWDTALELIVRPRVGELLLNTVLLIVLTVPLCLVLGVGGAWLVERTTLRGKKVWAVLLAAPLAIPAFVNSYAWVSAVPSLHGLFSGVLIATLSYFPLVYIPAAATLSRLDPAVEQSAASLGLGAWRAFFRVVLPQLRIAMTGGALLVALHLLAEYGAFAMIRFDTFTTAIMVQYQSTFNGTAGTMLASVLVFFCLLLLLVEVRSRGTARYARVGSGVQARALRLPLHFYQVPAQLALLALTLLAFGLPLLFVLRWIFAGGTEIWAADEFVPALWQTLLYGLAGAAATTIVAFPMAYLAVRHAGWFSKALELSNYVTSSMPGIVVALAFVTVSIRLLPNIYQTSGVLVAAYILLFLPRALVNIRAGLAQAPKELDEAAQALGTPPLLSFIRVTLRLTAPAAAGGAALVFLGIANELTATLLLSPNGTRTLATEFWSKSSEIDYAGAAPYALLMIVISAPMTYLLFQQSKKVAGQ; encoded by the coding sequence GTGACCACGCACGTATCGGCGCCGGAGACTTCCGGAAGCACGACGACGGCGGGCCGGGGCAAGCGCCCCCGCCCGCCTTTCGGCGTTTCCGCAGTAGGCGTCATGGCGATGCTGATCGCCCTGTTTTCCCTCGTCCCCCTCGGCTACGTCGCGGTGATGACCGCGGCCACGGGCTGGGACACCGCCCTTGAACTGATCGTGCGCCCGCGGGTCGGCGAGCTGCTGCTCAACACCGTGCTCCTGATTGTGCTCACGGTGCCGCTCTGCCTCGTCCTGGGCGTGGGCGGCGCGTGGCTCGTGGAACGGACCACCCTCCGCGGGAAGAAGGTGTGGGCCGTGCTGCTTGCGGCCCCGCTGGCCATCCCGGCGTTCGTCAACAGCTACGCGTGGGTTTCCGCCGTGCCGTCGCTGCACGGCCTGTTTTCGGGCGTGCTGATCGCCACCCTCTCCTACTTCCCGCTGGTCTATATCCCCGCCGCCGCAACGCTGAGCCGGCTGGATCCCGCCGTCGAGCAGTCCGCGGCCTCCCTGGGCCTCGGGGCCTGGCGGGCGTTTTTCCGGGTGGTCCTGCCGCAGCTGCGGATCGCAATGACCGGCGGCGCGCTGCTGGTGGCACTTCACCTGCTGGCCGAGTACGGTGCCTTCGCGATGATCCGCTTTGACACGTTCACCACCGCCATCATGGTGCAGTACCAGTCCACCTTCAACGGCACCGCGGGCACCATGCTGGCCAGCGTGCTGGTGTTCTTCTGCCTCCTGCTCCTCCTGGTCGAGGTCCGCAGCCGCGGCACCGCCCGGTACGCCCGCGTTGGCTCCGGTGTCCAGGCCAGGGCCCTGCGGCTGCCCCTGCACTTCTACCAGGTCCCTGCCCAGCTGGCCCTGCTCGCGCTGACCCTGCTGGCCTTCGGGCTGCCGCTGCTGTTCGTCCTGCGCTGGATCTTTGCCGGCGGAACGGAAATCTGGGCCGCCGACGAATTCGTTCCGGCCCTGTGGCAGACCCTGCTGTACGGGCTGGCAGGCGCCGCGGCCACCACCATCGTCGCCTTCCCGATGGCGTACCTGGCCGTCCGGCACGCCGGTTGGTTCAGCAAGGCACTGGAGCTCTCCAACTACGTCACCAGCTCCATGCCGGGCATCGTGGTGGCCCTGGCCTTCGTCACCGTCAGCATCCGGCTGCTCCCGAACATTTACCAGACCTCGGGCGTCCTGGTGGCTGCCTACATCCTCCTCTTCCTGCCGCGCGCGCTGGTGAACATCCGTGCCGGGCTGGCGCAGGCGCCCAAGGAACTTGATGAGGCGGCCCAGGCCCTGGGAACGCCCCCGCTGCTGTCCTTCATCCGTGTGACGCTCCGGCTCACCGCTCCCGCTGCGGCCGGCGGCGCAGCGCTGGTGTTCCTCGGCATCGCCAATGAACTGACCGCCACGCTACTGCTCTCGCCCAACGGAACCCGGACCCTGGCCACCGAGTTCTGGAGCAAGAGCAGCGAAATCGATTACGCCGGCGCGGCGCCGTACGCGCTCCTCATGATCGTGATCTCGGCGCCCATGACCTATTTGCTCTTCCAGCAGTCCAAGAAAGTAGCGGGACAGTGA